ACAGTGACCAGTGGGACCAGCTTCTATGGTACATCCCCAGGCATCATGCCAGAGTCTTGACATACATCATTTGCATCCTCACTTTAgttctattttgcagatgagaagactgaggctcagcaaGGTTAAGAAAGGGGGATTTTAACCCATATCTGTCTGATCTCATGGCCTAAGCTCCCTGCCCCAGATGCTGCCTGAGCTAAAGTCTCTTATGCCATGTACAGGTGTGAACATACCATCAGCCCCAATTTTCCCGTCTCCATCATTATCTGCAGCCGCCATCAAGGACTTGGTTTCTGACTCGGTCAGTTCTCTAGCACCACTCTCAAACTTCTGGAGGAAAAACCTACAGGATAATAAAGATTGAGGGGACTGTATTGAAAACCCACACACATTTCTATGCTCACCCCTTTCTCTTGAAGCAAACCGTCTGTTCCAACAGTTGCAATGATCAGTCAAGATCTTAGCAGGCAAAGGTTTCCTTCATTGTAGAGACTAACGGTGggcattttgttttaaaacatctttccAGGATTTTGTTATAAGTCCGTTTGCCCAAGAAAACCTCTAAGACTAATGAATTTTTGCACCCCCAGTCTTTGGTGCCCATGTTTAGTGTTTTGCGTGGGTAGATATGTGGTCCACCGACtcatgttcttccctttcatgagGATCTGCTCATGGCTGGACACTGAAGGATACTTAGGAGGCTGGCCCCCACTACACCCCAGCCCCAGCTAGCAATGTTGGGGTGCCAGACGGGCTTAGGACAAAGCTTACTTCAGCTCTTCTTCATCCAGGTACCCACTCTGGTCGTTGTCTATGAAACGAAAAACGTCCTTCACCTGACTGGCTGACATCTTGGCGAGGCCCGATGTCTGGAAGAATTTTTGGGGTTCAAAAGTATCCGGGTCTGAAGAACAGAGAATGGGTTATTCTGATGctcactggattgcattctgtcTTTGGGCCAAAGTGCTGAAAACATAGGTTATTAAAAATACTACTTTTCATAATAGCATTGAGCTACAGGGACCGAGATTTTGAGTCCGCCAAGACTGGATGGCTTTGTGCTCTcacctcctttcccccttcccagcTTTCCCTCTCCACTTGACTTTGTCCGTCTCCCCTTCTCTCGCCTCCTCTCCTCTGTGCCTCCCCCTGCTCTTTTTACTGGCTGTGTATCCAAGATGCCAGCATCACTGGTCTAGTTGGTGGGAGAAGTGCAATCATGGGATTCAAACAGGCTGCGTGGCATCCACCGATTcctttttttcacatttagtaAGTTTCTTTCACCTTACAGAAATGTGATCGTATGTTCAGAGctcatatttttatctttgtagTTATCTAGTTAATAAGTTTTTCTCTGATCCCGTGAATTTTCAGCAaagttcacattttaatttttgtagctTTTCGGGAGGTAGAGGTACGTGAGAGAAACCCACCCCTGCCTTGTTTCCACTTTACCTTGGCACTCCTGCAGGGCTGCTGCAATGTCATCAGCACTAAGGACATCTGTGATGCTCATTTTCCACCTGTTCACACagaataaacaagatgtggtgAATGGCAAGCAGAAACATGCACGTCTGGGGGGAccacaacccccccacccccaggcccacagaaaatgcaaatttgttgaaaaattttaaaatgtgataagcATAGTATTGTATTAAGAGCTGGGACAGAATAtccaaataaaaaccaaatatcAAGAAGATCCCAGTCCCCTGTGTCTCAGTGCCCTCTCCTGAATGGAGttaaagatgaaatttaaaaatacaacctaAAGAACAATTCGATTCTGTTTTCttgtaaaaattataattacatcATCGACCACTTACATAGGCATCTACAAACCATTCAGAAGTAAACCATGTTACAAATGCAATAGCATTTTAACACACCAGCCAGAGAAAGGCAGTGTTGCAAATTCCATTTAGGGAAGGATAGAGCTTGGGCTGCTTGCAGACTTTCTATGGAAGGGTTGCTATCTGTCCTGAAGGATGGGAATCAGAGACATCAAAAAACCCATCTACCAGAGATCAAAATCCATCCATGTGTCAACTCCATGGGAAAAGAGAATCTGAGCACAGCATGCACCAACCTAATATGAATGCGTGTAAGAAAGAAGAGTCTGGGGTCTGGTAGGTCCACCAGCTACTCACCGTTTTAGATTTTCCTCTAAGAAGAATCAGGGAAAAGAGTTgaaagagccaaaaaaaaaaaaaaaaacagatgcgGTTTTGCTGCCTTACTGACCTACCTTATATAGGACTGAAAAAGCGATAGTAAGAACCtctcagatttccttttcaaggaTCAGGTGGACGTAGCTCAGATGTCTTGCTTTACTAattaaacctcttttttttttctatttatatcgCAAGGGAATGTGGGTGGGAACAgcaaattttcaaaaacaaacctcaacaagcCTTAAGGAAGGTTTCGATTCTgcaaaccaaccctgctggcaaaGTGTAAAGGCACCAGAGGCCTGGTAAAGAGGAGACAGTGGTTGAAGTGAGGTAAACACATCTGGGGGTGCTCTGTAAACTGAAAAAGGCCCCCCAGATGTTAGAAGCTGCTGCCAGAGGCAGGTCTGTGGTCAGCCTCTGAAACTGTGGACACGTGAGGCCGACCTCAGTCTAGGCCTGACAGACTCGAAGTCAGTGTCACATGGATACGAAGGACTTGTCCAGCCCAGGGGATGGCACTGGTTAGATGACTTTCCAAAAAAGTCTTGACTTTGGTTTTTCTcaactgtgtcttttttttttattattaaagtatagttgatttacaatgttgtgttaatttctgctgaacagcaaagtgattcagttatacataccttcttttttaaaatattcttttccatcatggtttatcataggatactgaatctagttctctgtgccatacagtaggaccttgttggttatccattctacgtataaaagcttacatctgctcatcccaacctcccactccatccctccccctgcctcctcccccttggcaaccataagtctgttctctatgtccgtgatcctgtttctgttttgtagataggttcatttgtgccatattttagattccacatataaatgatatcgaatggtatttgtctttctctttctgacttcacttagtgtgataatctctagttgcatccatgttgctctCAGCTAGATCTTAAATTGCACACACTAAAAAGgcaaaaaggaggaaaacaacCAACCATTCCCAACCCCATAGGTAAAATTTGCAGAAAATATATGAGGCCAGGACTTGGGACCTCatgatttgtttttgttggtttgtttgtttgtttttactttcagcaaacatttatagaGTCTCTATGTGGCCATCACTGTGctagactctttttttaaatttgtggtaaaaaaacacataacacataacataaaaacacataacataaaatttaacataaaatttccatttttaagtgtacacacCATATAGTAGCGTTAACTACATGTACATGGTTGGACAAcaaatctctagaactttttcatccgaCAAAACCGATCTCTGTACCCGTTGAACAAGAAatccccacttcccctccccgaGCCCCTGGCGACCACCgtgctactttctgtctccaagaGTCAGACTACTTATATGCCCCTTAGAAGTGGCAtcgtgcagtatttgtctttctgtgactggtttctttcacttagcaaaatgccctcAATCTTCATCCGTGTGGtagcatatgacaggatttccttctttttttgagGCTGAattcaagttttttaaaagtcaaaactgATCCCATGTTGCAAACAGAattattcagtgatttttttagaGAAGGGCCTCAGATTCTTCCCCGGCGGGTACAACCTGGATAGCCATCTTCAGTTTGATCCCAGATATATTTCCCTACCCCCATCCCTGCTCTGTACTTTTGCTAGTGTCATCAATGAAAAGTTTCTCTCAGGAACATCTACAgcattatttttgcattttataaggtttttatttttttattgaaatatagttgacttacaatgttgtgttagtttcaggtacatagcaaagtgattcagtttttttaatatatatatatatattctttttcagattcttttcccttatagattattataaaatattgagtatagttacctgtgctatacagtaggtccttgttggttatctgtttcatatatagtattgtgtatatgttaataccaaatgcctaacttatccctccccccctttcccctttggtaaccgtaagttggttttctatgtcCCTACAGCATTTCTTAAATTACCAAACCTCAGGTCAGCACCATTTCTGTCTTGCCCACATGATGTTGCCCCAACGCCTAGCACATGCCTGACCTAGTTAGGTACTCAGAAATTATTTGatgaatagatatataaaaacagcaaaaaagaacttgaaaacaAGATTACCAGCCAGCATCCACTTGCCCAgcctttaaaaaaacagtttctgAAAATAAGTCTCAAGAAATTAGGTTGCTGACATTAAGTTGCCATAGAAACTGGCCGAGTCCTTTCTTTCTGTGGAAAGATTTACAACTGTCCACAgagataaagacattttaaaaaatctgctcatttaaatgaaaacagtatATGGGTTAAACCAAGACACTTTAGATTTTCATGCTGTTTTTCTGATAGAAACTAAAGATAACAGAGACCCAGTAAACATGATGTCTGAATCAACAGTGTAACCAGGATTCTGACTTGAATTCCACCGTGTGCAATCTGGGGGTCAAAATGTTGACTCACACAGAAGGACAAACGGTCTGTGATTTCACTAATGTGAGGTCCCTGGAGGAGTCAaaatcatggagacagaaagtagaaggtggGGAccggggtcggggggtggggtgggggagggggagggggagttagtgtttaatgaggACAGAGATTCCATTTGggaggatgaaaaagttctggagatggatggtggtgatggttgcacaacagtgtgagtGTACTTAaagccacagaactgtacacttaaaatggttaaaatggtaatgTTTATGTTATGAGTattttactgcaataaaaaatgtTGATTCAGTAATCTTCCTTATTTTGGCCACCAAGTCACAACTGCTCCGGGGAAAGAGTAGAAAGAAGCTTTAGAGGTAGAAGACCTTAATTTGAGCCCAGATCTGTCCTTTATTAGTTGTGTAACTCTGGGTCCCAATTTCCTCTTGTGGGGAATAGGAGTAATTCAAGTGTCTGCTCCGTCAAGTTCCCTGCGTTCTTTTGAGGATCAAAGGACCAAGTGCAGGTCTGCAAGTGTCCAGAGAGGTCTCAGAGTCCCCTGTTGAATCCCACCCCTGTCCTGGGATTGCAAGAGTATTTCATTTGTGTATGCATTCCACTCGGTTGGTAGGGACTTCCCAGAGTGGAAGGAATGGATGCCTGGGTCGACTAGCAATGTCTGCAGTGGGGAAGCCCAGCAGCAGGGAGCAGGGAACTTGGCGATTCTGGCCAGGCTGTGTATTTGGACTTTGCTACTGCCAAGGGCCCTGGACTCTGAGATCACACTTCTGTCTCAGATATTTGATGCTGTCCCCAGTCACCTGTTTCAATCCAAATCCCTGGTGTGCCTCTTAATCTTGCAGACTTCCTCTACTCTGAGCCCACACACCTGCTGATTGTGTAGCTCTGTGATGTCATCTTTCTAGCCACACTGGCCTGACCCATCTCCTGACCCACTGGCCTGTCCGAGATGTCATCACTGCTTATGCCCGATCCCAGCTGCCTTGCTGGTGACTAATTTCCCAGAAGTGTCTGAGGCTTTTTCAGTGTTTATGACACTGTAGATAAAAGCACAGCTGACCTACTTCCATACTCTCTCAATGGATGTCACCTCCTAACATTTCTCAACTTCATCTTCTCTCCATGCCCCACTGTCACCAccctagtccaagccaccatcatctctttgGGGAATAATTGCAGTGAACTCCTAACTGGCCAAGCCTCATCCCCTTGGGTTCCCCTTCCAACCTAACTGGGTGGACCTTTCTAAAAACCcacctgtgttagtttcctagggctgctgtaacagactGAGTGACTTAAAATCTGTTGTCtcaagttctggaggccagaagcccaaATCAAGGTGACAGCagagccatgctccctctgaaaggCTCTATGGGAGGATCcgtccctgcctcttccagcttctggttttGCTGGCAGTGctcagcattccttggcttgtagctgcatcactacaatctctgcctctatcatcacatggccatcttctccctttgTGCCCTCTTCTTAGAGGaacaccagtcataatggattGTGTTCACCCTACtttagtatgacctcatcttaactaattatatctgcaatgaccttatttctaaataaggtcacattttgaggcatggggattaggacttcagcatatattttttgcggggaggggacacaattcaacctataactTCAAGCACATGGCTCCCCATCCCTCTCTCCCGCCAAACCACAAGTCCTTCACGGGGTTCCACTTGCTTTTGAAATAAAGACAGAAGTCCTTCCCATGGCCTTGAAGGCCCTGCCTGATCTGTCCCCTGAGgacttctccagcctcatctcacaCTGTCTCCCACTTCAGTCCCTCAAGTTACCTTTCTGCCATCCATGGCCTCTTTGTACTGTTGACTTTGCCTGAaaactcttctccttcttcttgccATAGATGTCTCATACACAGCCTTTATATCTCTGCTCAAGtgtcacttcttccaggaagccttccttgactcccAGACCAGGTCAGACCCCCCACTTCACAGGCAGTTGAACCACCATGCTTCTCTCTTATAGCAAAATCACAGCTGCACGGTCCCACTTGCTGTGATTGCTTGAATAGTGTCTCTCTGCCCACTGGCCAGTAAGACGCATGAGGGCACGGGCAGGGGCTGTGTTTGTTCAACTCTGTTTCCCCATGTGGACACAAACAAAGACCAACCAAATGAGAACATGCAAGGGCTATTTCTTCAGAGCATCCTGAGGCAAGGGAGTCGATCACCATCACTTGTGTTTGGCAGAGCCCcgaaggcaggcagaggagcaggaaagctttattttattttattttttataaatttatttattcatttatttatttttggctgcattgggtcttggttgctgcacgcgggctttctctagttgcagcgagcaggggctgctctttgtttcggtgcgtgggcttctcattgtggtggcttctcttgttgcggagcatgggttctaggtgcgagagcttcagtagttgtggtgcgcaggctcagtagttgtggctctcaagctctagagcgcaggctcagtagttgtggcgcacgggcttagttgctccgcggcatgtgggatcttcccggaccagggctcgaatccatgtcgcctccattggcaggcggattcttaatcaccgcgccaccagggaagcccaggaaagctTTATAGTGGAAAACAAGGAAGGCTCAGATATGCTCTGGTAGGAGGCTGTCAGTGGGGAAGCCAGAGGCAGGCTAGTAGAAGCTGGACACCCTACGTGAGTATGTCAGGGAgtgtatttggctttctctgattgGTCCTACGTTGGAAGCAGGAACAAAAATGAGGGAAGCTGTCAGTTAGTAGTCACGTCCCCATTGCTTTGGGCCGATGGTCACACGGGTTAGTCTGGCTTCCTGGATTACTTGCTGGGTCAGTGTTCTGACTTCCTACACCTCTGACTTATGGGCTGGTTTCCTAGGTGGTGGGTCAGTGTTCTGACTTCCTACAACTCTGACTTATGGGCTGGTTTCCTGGGTGGCGGGTCAGTGTTCTGACTTCCTACAGCTCTGACTTATGGGCTGGTTTCCTGGGTGGCGGGTCAGTGTTCTGACTTCCTACACCTCTGACTTATGGGCTGGTTTCCTAGGTGGCAGGTCAGAGTTCTGTTTTCACATGTGCTCTGAccattgtcaatttttttttattattattattttttttttagcggtacgcgggcctctcactgctgtggcctctcccgttgcggagcacaggctccagacgcgcaggctcagtggccatggctcacgggcccagccactctgcggcatgtggaatcttcctggaccagggcacgaacccgtgtcccctgcatcggcaggcggactctcaaccactgcgccaccaaggaagccctccatTTTTATATTCAGTCTCTCACCAGCACCTTGCTTGTCACATTGTAAATATTCAATAAGTACATTGGAACGAATGGACTTGAGCGGGTCTCTTATCCCGAGCCtcaatttcccccttttatagtggagataataatacaaCCTACTCCATCTATAGGTTGTTGACAGGTAATCCATGGGAAGCACCTGGCATTGGGCCAGGCACTCAGTGAATGAGGAATAAATGGTGGGCGTTGTTGTTGCCGTTATTgctgttttaaaacaaagacattcCAGGCGAAACTCGTACAAAGCGCTAGAAAAGGAGAGGACAGTAACTGGGGGTTAGGAGATCCTGGAGTGTTGATAATGTGTTggttcttgatctgggtgctggttacatgggtgtgtttactttataaaaatgcaTTGAGCACTTTTCTGTACCTGtgttatacttcaatagaaagtttacttttaaaaagtggttgTGGGACTttcccagtggcgcagtggttaagaatccgcctgccaatgcaagggacatgggttcagtccctcgtccgggaagatgccacatgctgcaagCAACTAAGCCacgagcacaactactgagcctgcgctctagagcccacaagccacaactactgagcccaggcgcTGCAACTGATGAAGTCCATGTGCTCTAGGgcatgtgtgctgcaactactgagcccacgggctgcaactactgaagcccgtgcacctagaacccatgctctgcaacaagagaagccaccacattgagaagcccatgcaacaaagagtagcccccgcttgccgcaactagacaaagcccgcgtgcagcaacgaagacccaatgcagccaaaaaaaaaaagtggttgctACTCCCCCAAGGTTGAGCAGAGAAGGACGGAGGGTCTTGCCCCATGACTTTGGCCTTGAGGTGTGGTGGGTGGAAGAGGTGGGGTCAGGCATGGCCGGCTGCAgcctctctctgtcctctgggCTGAATGATCATGGGGTTCTGTGGACTTCCACCAGAGGAGACCCAGATGCTGAGCTGGGGTGCTGCCTATGTTCATAGCAGGGCTGTGATGAGAGATGCTTAACCAGAACCAGGCTGTACCCTCTGAATGAGGAAAATTACCTCAGAGCTCAGAAAGAGAAGTCATCCCGGCCCTAAAGGGGATCAGAATATGCTGCCCAAAAATATGCCACTTGGACTACTTTGggctgaaggcaattgagaaacAACAAATGCAAGAAGAGTTCTCTTCTCTGCCCTTATCTGCCTAAAGCAGGTTATAAATTTCCTGCAAGAAAAGTGGTTTTCCTGTACCAGGAAGGGGAGAGCAACTCATCACTGGAGGTGGAGAGTTGACGCCAGGATGAGTCTGCATAAACAGTCCTTTCTGAAAGAACCCTCATCTTCCGTTAGTTCCCCATATATTTCCTAGTCACTTCCCCATGACCTATCACCCCCAGAAGCCCAAACCTCTGTTCCTTTGTCTAGTCACTTCTCCAGAATTTATCATCCTTTGTTAAAATGATATGTAAGCCCCCAAAtttaattgcttctttttttttaaacatccttattagagtataattgctttacaatggtgcgtcagtttctgctttataacaaagtgaatcagttatacatatacatatgtccccatatctcttccctcttgcatctccctccctcccaccctccctatcccacccctctaggtggtcacaaagcaccgagctgatctccctgtgctatgcggctgcttcccactagttatctattttacgtttggtagtgtatatatgtccatgccactctctcactttgtcccagctaacccttccgcctccccgtcctcaagtccattctctagtaggtctgcatcttctTTCCTCTCAACTCCCATGcaggtaaaataaaattgtaccttttctcctgttaacctgtcttttgtcagtttaattcccAGGCTCCATGAACTGAACCTAAGAGATTGGAGGAaaagtttttttcctccctgactGCTGCCTTCATCTCATcactctgtattcttttttcttgagagCACTTACCATGGTCTGAAATTATCTGGTTTACTTCTTTGTTTGCTTGGAATGTGCTGAAAAGTAGGGGCTGTATGTGTGTCCTGTTCACCCTCAATCCTCAGGGCCTGGCACTTACTAGCACCAGAGGCCCCCGC
This genomic stretch from Globicephala melas chromosome 15, mGloMel1.2, whole genome shotgun sequence harbors:
- the OCM gene encoding oncomodulin is translated as MSITDVLSADDIAAALQECQDPDTFEPQKFFQTSGLAKMSASQVKDVFRFIDNDQSGYLDEEELKFFLQKFESGARELTESETKSLMAAADNDGDGKIGADEFQEMVHS